The DNA region GGGTtgggaaaggggggaaaatgggagcAACTGCTaaatgggtatggggtttcctTTAGGGCGATAGAAAAGTTTCCGCACAGATAACACTGGTATTTGCAAAACATTGTAAATGTACTAAACGCCACCAAATTTTCACCTTTCAATGGTTAACTTTATGTTGGGTGAATTTCACttcaattaaaaacagaaaaagaaaacaaaaaagtaagcTCTTTCGTGTAGATGCCTAAGTCTGCTGGGCTGGAGGTCCCCTTGCGTCCCTGCATCCACCTGCCTCGGCCAGAGTCCATACCCGGGCTCGCCAATTAGAGGGCGACGAGGGCTGAGGAAATGACAACTGGGGAATCAGAAAGGAGAGTGTCGGAGGGAAAGACCGAGGAACCCGTGGGACCCTCTGCTCCTTACGTCGCTACCACTGCCGGGTTAGGCGGCTCCGCCCAGGCTCCGGTCTGCGGGGAATCCTCGCTGGGCCCCGgagcggggcagaggcggggcggggcggggcggggcctgggcagggagacAGCCTTACCGCacgggccaggggcggggccaggcgggggcgggggcggaagTGGGGGCGGCCcgaggtggggcggggcggggccggggagaggggcggggccgaggAGAGAGCCGGACCGCGTGGGACAGAGCCAGAGACCGGAACGCCTCATCGAGGGCGCCCGTTTCCGGACGGAGCGTGGATCCCGACGTCAAAGTCCGCCACGCCGGGAGTCCAACTTCCGGAGTCTCCTTGTGTCGCGGAGGGACGGTGGTGGCGATGAGGCAGAAGCACTACCTCGAGGCCGCGGCGCGGAAACTGCAGGCTCCCTGCCCGGGCCAGGCCCGCTATCTCCTGTAAGGCCAGGACgcggggagcgggagcgggagcgcggCGGGGTGGTGTGCCCGCGTTCCTCAcggcctctttctctttttcagcTGGGCCTTCAGTTCGTCACACGGTAGGGAGAACGCCCGTCGGTTGTGGGTCAGGCTCGCCTCGCCCGCGCCCCTCCGTTCCGCACAGTACTCAGAATGATCGACGGGAGAAATCTGATCCACCCACTGcccgcacgccccctcccccaggcttcaTGTGCCTTACCTGGCCTGACCTGTTAGCGGGATTTGACACCTTGATCAGTCTCTCGAAACAGTTTCCTCACTTGACTTCACATAGTTCTCCTACCTCTTTAGCCAGTCCATCCGAGCTGCTGTGCTCGTCCCTCCTGGTTTCCCCCATCTCTACAACGTTGGAGCGCCCGAGGACTCTGCCCTTGGACCTCTTTTCTAGCGGCACTCTCTTCCTTGGTGACAGTTTTTCATCCAGTCTCATGGCTTTTAAATTCTGTGTACTGAGCACTTACAAATTTATATCCCCCAACCCAGACCTCTCCCCCGAGCTCTAGACACATCCCGATGCCTTCTTGCAACTTTTGAATGTCTGTTAGGCCAAAACCCAAGCTTTACCCTCCCAACACAAGTCTTCCCATTTCAGCAAATAATAACTCCTCTTTATAATCAGCCATTCTTGACTCCCTTCCCAAACCAAGATGCCAGCAACTCCTGCTGGTTTTGCAATATATCCGTACTCCAGCCACCTCTCACCGCAGCTATCTAACGCCCGGGTCCCGGCCACCAGTCTTTCTCCCAAGTTATTGCCAACAGCTCCCATGCATTTCCGCAGGCCATTCTCAATCCAGCAGCCAAAGGGAGCCTAGTAAAAGCTTACGTCAGAGCATGTCACTTCTCTGCTACAAGCTCTCAAGTAACTTCCCATCTCAGAGTAAAAGTGAACATCTTGTAAAGGGACAACAAAGCCTTACATCACAGGTGGCATCATCTCTCtgacctgctccctccccccccctttttttaatggGTTTTTGAAAACTGTGCCCAAGAgccccttcttttttaaaatatattttattgacttttacagagaagaagggagagggatagagagtcagaaacatcaatcagctgcctcctgcacacccctactggagatgtgcctgcaaccaaggtgcacgcccttgaccagaattgaacctgggacccttcagtcggcaggctgatgctctatccactgagccaaaccggttagggctgctctCCCTTTTGTTCATGTAACTCGAACCACCACTAGGCTCTATCACTGCCTTTACCCTTTCTCCTGCCTGGACCTCACATGTCTGCTTGGCTTCGGCCCTCACTTCCTATGGTCTCTGCAAATGTCACGCCACgaagccttccctggctgccttgtTTAGGATTACAGCAGCTCCATCGCCACTCCCCATTTAcctttcctgtctttttttcttcccagcaCTTACTAGCTGTTGTTACATTGTCTTTCTCCACAAATTGTCCTTTGTTCACTGCTATGTCTCCAGCTCCAAGAACAGTGCTGACACTTCACAGTCACTCAGTAGATATGAATGAATTTTACATTTGGCAGAGATACGTTACAAGCATGGTGCTTAGCTCTTTGTAGTGCTGTTGTGTCCCCAGGACTTAGCACATTGCTCaccaataaatattcactgaataAATAGATGCTGTGCTCACCTTCCTTTTCAGCTGCATCACCTTCATGCCCTCACCTTTCCCTCCATAGCCATGCATTCTTTTTCACTGTACTTCTCCCTGAAAGCTCCTTACCTTCAATGGGTGCCAGCTCCAAATGTAGACAGAATGTATAGTCATCCATGACAAACTTTGTCAAGCCTTCTCTTTGGAGTGTGTTTGGCTGGTCCATGCAGTTTAATAATTTCCAGGGCATTTACATTATATTCTGTTATAGTTCTCACCAGTCTTATCTTCATTTGTTTAGGGCTCCCACACGTAAGTTCTTGAAAGAGAGCAACTCTTTCACTCCCATATTTGTGTCTCCACATCCTAGCCTGGTCAGGGAATGCTTTCTTGTTTGCATAAAGGGTTTGGGCATGTCTGTTACTTTATACTGAGAGAGCTACCTGCAGACAAAGCCCAGACCACAAgccacaaaattatttaaaaaagaaacagagtcaTAGTAAAGTTTCATATTTTGTGATCAATGTGTTTGAAAAATAGGTGGGACATGCAGCCTTTTTTACTTAGTACAAGTAAGGAGCAACAGAGTGGGGAATTACCTGTCCATTGCTAAAAGGAATGAATGGATACAGTGATAGTGTTTTGCAAAATAAATCATCGCCAGTTTATCTTTTAATGAATTCTCATATTTTGAGTTTGCTTAAGGATAATGTATATCTGCTTATATTAAATAACATACCTTTCTTTTTTACCTTTATAAAATTGGcaatttgagggggaaaaaaaagtattctaATTTATTGAATCATGAGTTCCATTTGTATAATTTTAGATGCTAAAAGCACTTTTGAAGGAACATGCCCATACTGTTTCCAGTTGCTGATTCTGGATAATTCTCGAGTACGCCTCAAACCCAAGTCCAAACTGACACCAAGAATACAGAAACTTCTTAATCGAGAAGCAAGAAATTGTACACTCAgttttaaagaagcaaaaattttgaaaaagtacAAAGACTCCAAAAGTGTACTGGTAAGATTTCAGTTTGTAGACTTTCACTCAAAATGAGGATAAGAGAATCAGCCTAAACATAACTCAGAGATTTGTAGTAGTATATTTCAATtgtcaaaatatatacatatttcttttctaGTGATTACTGTTTCAGCAAGAGTAcagcttttttttgttgttgtgggtttttttttaatatatttcattgatttttcacagagaggaagggagagagatagagagctagaaacatcaatgagagagaaacatcgatcagctgcctcctgcacgccccccactggggatgtgcccacaaccaaggtacatgcccttgaccggaatcgaacctgggacccttgagtccgcaggcggacgctctatccactgagccaaaccggtttcggctttttttgttgttgtttttttacaattACTTAAAATCACTTATCACGAATTCTCAATTGTTCTCAGATCTCATTGTTGACcacaattatttttacaaattggAGGATTTTTTGGGCAGACCAATGTGACTTCACCTGAACTGCAGCTAccactaaattattttttgttaatggtCCTTTTCTTCAAACAACAGTAGCTTATTTGTAAGGCATGTGTCACTTTTTCAGTCATCCCTTCTTCCATGTCAGAGTATGTATTTACGTTTATGCCCAACAAAAGTAACTACATCTTATGTTCATTCATTAAACCTTTATTAAGGGTCTATCTTATGTCATATAATGCTAAGTATTGGGGAtataaaatggataaaacaaCCAAAATCATATTACTTGTGGTTTATTGAGACGAGTATCAGAAGATACACTGAACCATCCAGGTGTTAAAGGGTATTATTCCCTGTCTCCTCCATTCCCCCCAAATATGGTTTTACATTGAAGAAATAGAGACTTTATTATCTTTAAAAggtgttttaaattaaatacacaAGTTTAGCCattaatttatacatatatatatatatatctttattgatttcagagaggaagggagagggagagatagaaacatcaatgatgaaagagaatcattgatcggctgcctcctgcacgtcccctattggggattgagcccacaacccaggcatgtgcccttggccggaatcgaacctgtgacccttcagtccgcaggctgatgctctatccactgagccaaaccgctaaGGCTagccattaattttttattggagattttctcattttaaatttgtgtttggTCTGATTCCTGCTGCAAGATTACAAGCTCCCTGAAGTCAACCTCTGTTACTCACCCTATAGTACCTGGTCTGCTCCGTTGCATATAAGAATttaaggagccgaaaccggtgtggctcagtggatagagcgtcggtctgcggactgaaaggtcccagattcgattccggtcaagggcatgtaccttggttgcaggcacatccccggtggggggtgtgcaggaggcagctggtcgatgtttctctct from Eptesicus fuscus isolate TK198812 chromosome 12, DD_ASM_mEF_20220401, whole genome shotgun sequence includes:
- the C12H18orf21 gene encoding UPF0711 protein C18orf21 homolog isoform X2; protein product: MRQKHYLEAAARKLQAPCPGQARYLLWAFSSSHDAKSTFEGTCPYCFQLLILDNSRVRLKPKSKLTPRIQKLLNREARNCTLSFKEAKILKKYKDSKSVLNTYIWTVDTHLLLKKCKQNKETLLSTQNVT